One Thermoplasma volcanium GSS1 genomic window carries:
- a CDS encoding glycosyltransferase family 2 protein has protein sequence MKYISVIITAYNRKEFLLDAIKSALNQTLDRKYYEIIVIKNFQEDTIDNFIKENNIKGIISENKSLGGKISEALKASEGEIVSFLEDDDMFDRQKLETVYRKFRENPDIVYYHNNQIIIDENGKEIRKNGVLNERKLNSTEVRKSPLDINPMLFNMSSISIRRSYYAKYADNLSSLITHLDDFMLFCALNESTYIYVDKAFLTYYRYHASASNMGIRINDKIDTQQYALLKANILKGYCEASFFMLQIFENKFLKELINFRYNMECLFLNFYSCKSYAKSEVKRSMLIYILKSKKIKPNIFNLRRRKWVKLYTVFIYLYLTIFNLCNTPFKTVMIKLLNI, from the coding sequence ATGAAGTATATTTCAGTCATTATAACAGCCTACAATAGAAAGGAATTTTTGTTGGATGCTATAAAAAGTGCATTGAATCAAACATTAGACAGAAAATATTATGAAATTATAGTTATCAAAAATTTTCAGGAGGATACGATAGATAATTTCATTAAAGAAAATAATATTAAAGGAATAATAAGCGAGAATAAATCACTGGGCGGAAAAATATCTGAAGCACTCAAGGCGTCAGAGGGTGAGATAGTATCATTTTTGGAAGACGATGATATGTTCGATCGACAGAAGCTGGAAACTGTATATAGAAAATTTAGAGAAAACCCAGATATAGTATATTACCACAATAACCAAATAATCATAGATGAAAATGGTAAGGAAATAAGGAAAAACGGCGTGTTAAACGAAAGAAAGTTGAATTCTACAGAAGTACGAAAGAGTCCGCTTGACATAAATCCGATGTTATTTAATATGAGCTCTATCTCAATAAGAAGGTCGTATTATGCCAAGTATGCTGATAATTTAAGTAGCTTAATAACCCATCTGGACGACTTCATGTTATTTTGTGCATTGAATGAAAGCACATACATTTATGTAGATAAAGCCTTCTTAACGTATTATAGATATCATGCAAGTGCAAGCAATATGGGAATAAGGATAAATGACAAAATTGATACCCAACAATACGCGTTGTTGAAAGCAAACATTCTTAAAGGATATTGCGAAGCTTCTTTTTTTATGTTACAAATCTTCGAAAATAAATTTTTGAAGGAGCTCATAAACTTTAGATATAACATGGAATGTCTTTTTCTAAATTTCTACTCATGTAAATCCTATGCTAAGTCGGAAGTTAAACGTTCAATGCTCATCTATATACTAAAGAGCAAAAAAATTAAGCCTAATATTTTTAATTTAAGGAGAAGAAAATGGGTCAAACTATATACGGTATTCATATACCTATATCTGACAATATTTAATCTTTGTAACACCCCGTTTAAAACGGTTATGATTAAATTACTTAACATATAG
- a CDS encoding gamma-glutamyltransferase family protein — protein MRPTVFSSKAVISSSSLSASLAGAKIIEKGGNIFDAAIAVSSVLSVTQNNLCGLGGDAFALVRYNGRVKGYNGSGKSSRNVNRGLYFELGYSRIPERGIYSAITVPGLVDLWNSLYLEYATMRFSDLISDAIKYAETGFYITRHYEESLIASSPILGQYNWSNQFMPYGKIPAEGDLFIQKDLAGTLREIAEEGPRSFYDGYLSDIIFKAMEKTNLLIDSKDLSDHKTLAANPVKSTYMDYDVFETAPNSQGATVNYWLALLEQKIQNKIPRPVDIVESGLEAYRWRSMFIGDPERMPFNGDLLSKGAGPYYNNPRVPEDKGDTTYFSISDANGNSISMIQSNYMGFGSGIIPEGTGFVLQNRGSYFTLDDKHHNSLEPRKRTFHTLAACIIEKDGELVYSLGTMGGDIQPQVQVQIITGLINQDLMPQEAIERPRWAFPATIYEQPSVLNVEDTSLINENETRLRINPMKYSSSFGTAQVTALLNGRVAGGSDPRGDGFSIPV, from the coding sequence ATGAGGCCAACCGTATTTTCAAGCAAGGCTGTTATATCAAGTTCATCCCTGAGCGCTTCATTGGCTGGCGCAAAAATAATTGAAAAAGGGGGCAATATATTTGATGCAGCTATTGCAGTCAGTTCTGTATTGTCCGTTACTCAGAACAACTTATGCGGATTAGGAGGGGATGCCTTTGCCCTGGTTAGATACAATGGAAGAGTTAAAGGATACAACGGCAGTGGGAAATCTTCAAGAAATGTGAATAGGGGATTATATTTTGAACTAGGGTACAGCAGGATACCTGAAAGGGGCATTTATTCCGCAATTACTGTACCTGGCTTGGTTGATCTATGGAATTCCTTATATTTAGAGTACGCAACGATGAGGTTTTCTGATCTTATTTCTGATGCAATAAAATATGCGGAAACCGGGTTTTACATAACAAGACATTATGAAGAATCTCTAATTGCTTCTTCGCCTATTCTTGGTCAATATAACTGGTCCAATCAATTCATGCCATATGGAAAAATACCAGCTGAAGGTGATCTATTTATACAAAAAGATCTTGCAGGTACGCTGAGAGAAATCGCAGAGGAAGGCCCCAGATCATTTTACGACGGCTACCTTTCAGATATAATATTCAAGGCTATGGAAAAAACAAATTTATTAATTGATTCTAAAGATCTATCCGATCACAAAACACTAGCTGCGAATCCAGTAAAGAGCACCTATATGGACTATGATGTATTCGAGACTGCACCAAACAGCCAAGGTGCTACAGTAAACTACTGGCTGGCTCTACTTGAACAAAAAATACAAAATAAAATACCTAGACCAGTGGATATAGTTGAGAGTGGCTTGGAAGCATACCGATGGCGTTCTATGTTCATTGGTGATCCAGAGAGAATGCCATTTAATGGCGATCTTCTAAGCAAAGGTGCGGGCCCATATTATAATAATCCTAGAGTTCCTGAAGACAAGGGGGATACTACCTACTTTTCGATTTCCGACGCAAATGGCAATTCTATATCGATGATACAGAGCAACTACATGGGCTTCGGTTCCGGAATAATACCGGAAGGCACGGGCTTCGTGCTTCAGAACAGGGGGTCCTACTTCACGCTTGACGACAAACACCACAACTCTTTGGAACCTAGGAAACGTACGTTCCATACATTAGCAGCTTGCATAATAGAAAAGGATGGCGAATTAGTTTACTCTTTAGGAACTATGGGCGGGGATATACAGCCACAGGTTCAGGTACAGATCATAACTGGTCTCATCAATCAAGACCTAATGCCACAGGAAGCCATTGAGAGACCGAGGTGGGCGTTCCCAGCAACAATATACGAACAGCCATCGGTGCTAAACGTAGAAGATACTTCCCTAATAAATGAAAATGAGACAAGGCTCAGGATTAACCCGATGAAATACTCTTCATCGTTTGGAACAGCACAGGTTACAGCACTACTTAATGGAAGAGTAGCTGGTGGTTCCGATCCAAGAGGAGATGGGTTTTCGATCCCTGTTTAA
- a CDS encoding MFS transporter: MQSTRNIVSNNKIWMLIIFVVGAIPALVSDFDGSAYTYAAPYILSRISLPTFYFGILISGYAAGIAIFSLVGGFMFDRFSPKSTVVYSVLLFSIFTILTGYSTNAIELVISRVLVGFGVGMFQSASVSFLGDANPETRGAGVMVWGVLAGLGTFIAPYIILPFLPNYRIPFLISGILGFIVAAVFYFVVPPVFKKEEKLKNPFRHVLNRYSVFPMVSMFFFGFTLLGLLGYYSDFLSSVVGFGKTSVAIIISFLGVGGVIFGIPAGIFSDMVGRKIVLIIAITLISISMLAITYAPRDLILFLLATLAFGTGWSIFSILSPATGQDMVRDEAVGSVSGAILMTFNIGGIIGPLMIGLILAKGFTLRAGFLYFIDIPAILALLLTIAMKYPKNIKEIVKQQLLEDASISK, encoded by the coding sequence ATGCAGTCAACACGAAACATAGTATCAAATAACAAGATATGGATGTTGATCATTTTCGTAGTGGGTGCAATTCCCGCTCTAGTATCTGACTTCGATGGTTCAGCTTATACATACGCAGCACCATACATACTCTCAAGAATTAGCCTCCCCACATTTTATTTCGGCATATTGATAAGTGGATATGCCGCAGGGATCGCTATATTTAGTCTCGTAGGCGGCTTCATGTTCGATAGGTTTTCGCCTAAATCTACGGTAGTTTACTCAGTACTGCTTTTTTCAATATTCACAATATTAACGGGTTATTCAACGAATGCGATTGAACTTGTAATATCGAGGGTCTTGGTTGGATTCGGAGTTGGAATGTTCCAGTCTGCTTCAGTTTCATTCCTCGGAGACGCAAACCCCGAGACAAGAGGCGCCGGAGTAATGGTCTGGGGTGTCCTCGCAGGTCTCGGCACTTTTATTGCGCCATATATAATCTTGCCCTTTCTTCCAAACTACAGAATACCTTTCCTAATATCTGGAATACTTGGCTTTATAGTAGCAGCTGTGTTTTATTTCGTGGTGCCTCCTGTGTTCAAAAAGGAGGAAAAGCTGAAAAATCCATTTAGACACGTATTGAACAGGTATTCAGTATTCCCGATGGTATCGATGTTCTTCTTCGGTTTCACCTTGCTGGGCCTTCTTGGCTATTACTCGGATTTCCTCAGCAGTGTGGTCGGCTTCGGAAAGACAAGTGTCGCAATAATCATCTCTTTCCTAGGTGTAGGTGGTGTTATATTCGGAATACCAGCAGGCATATTCAGCGATATGGTGGGCAGGAAGATTGTACTAATAATAGCCATAACGCTCATCTCGATCTCCATGCTTGCAATAACTTACGCGCCAAGGGATTTAATTCTATTTCTGCTTGCGACACTGGCTTTCGGCACCGGCTGGAGCATATTTTCAATACTCAGCCCTGCAACTGGGCAGGATATGGTTCGTGACGAGGCTGTCGGTAGCGTTAGTGGTGCCATATTGATGACTTTTAATATAGGTGGCATCATAGGGCCGCTTATGATCGGTCTAATCCTGGCCAAAGGCTTCACGCTTAGGGCAGGCTTCCTCTACTTTATCGATATACCCGCTATCCTAGCACTGCTCCTTACAATTGCAATGAAATATCCTAAGAATATAAAGGAGATAGTAAAGCAGCAGCTTTTAGAAGATGCTTCAATTTCAAAATAA
- a CDS encoding FkbM family methyltransferase has protein sequence MEGRKVLDIGANIGDSAIYFALKGAAHVYAFEVVPSTSEICKENVRLNNLDGKITVFNYGLT, from the coding sequence GTGGAGGGTAGGAAAGTTTTAGACATCGGAGCCAACATAGGAGATTCAGCTATTTATTTCGCATTAAAAGGAGCAGCACATGTTTACGCGTTTGAGGTAGTTCCATCCACATCTGAGATATGTAAAGAAAATGTTAGGCTTAATAATTTAGATGGAAAAATTACTGTTTTTAATTATGGATTAACATAA
- a CDS encoding glycosyltransferase, producing the protein MINFININPVYSGIYKITRSYYESLEDKNIEAKWINIRFDARHNFSEFINPPLYHFTQLVGNGYFLNQLVNRFLKLNTGNIFSILTSPDIYVSNVKNVLYVIHDFFPVDDELSEERTEKVRIIDKIGTKNVFNYILRNDIPVITPSIFVANIARNKGYNVITPLYYKKRMSEIKRVRETVKTILSIGSNDQRKRPDLVIDFLNSLPAEYTFIRVGGDLSTLHGKEIKPKCKFEYYHNLSEDQLDALYNRADILFFPSEKEGLGLPIIEALIHRIPVLINSKLETAKELDYGMGTFIYFEDVNDIDLETVYDKRPDFDGWYKKYSEISEGQLNNLVDFIKGR; encoded by the coding sequence ATGATTAACTTTATTAATATTAACCCAGTTTATTCTGGGATATATAAAATAACAAGATCCTATTACGAATCACTTGAAGATAAAAATATAGAAGCTAAATGGATAAACATCAGATTCGACGCAAGACATAATTTTAGTGAATTTATTAATCCACCTCTATACCATTTTACTCAACTAGTAGGAAACGGATACTTTCTTAATCAACTGGTAAACAGGTTTCTGAAGCTGAACACTGGAAATATTTTTTCAATTTTAACATCTCCAGATATATATGTTAGCAATGTAAAAAATGTTCTATACGTTATTCATGATTTCTTCCCAGTCGATGACGAGCTCTCGGAGGAAAGAACTGAGAAAGTAAGGATTATTGATAAAATAGGAACTAAGAATGTTTTTAATTATATATTAAGGAACGACATCCCTGTTATAACGCCATCCATTTTCGTTGCTAATATCGCAAGGAATAAAGGATATAACGTTATCACTCCACTTTATTATAAAAAAAGGATGTCAGAAATAAAAAGGGTAAGAGAGACGGTGAAAACAATATTATCTATTGGAAGTAACGATCAAAGAAAAAGACCTGATTTGGTAATTGATTTTCTCAATTCGCTTCCTGCCGAATACACATTCATAAGAGTTGGTGGCGATCTCTCAACGCTGCATGGAAAGGAAATAAAACCAAAATGCAAATTTGAATACTACCATAATTTAAGCGAAGATCAACTCGATGCTTTATATAATAGGGCTGACATATTATTTTTCCCCTCTGAGAAAGAAGGGCTTGGTTTGCCGATTATAGAGGCATTAATTCATCGTATTCCAGTACTTATTAATTCAAAGCTTGAAACAGCGAAAGAACTAGACTACGGGATGGGGACTTTTATATATTTCGAGGATGTAAATGATATAGATCTAGAAACGGTTTATGATAAGAGACCGGATTTCGATGGATGGTACAAAAAATATTCAGAAATCAGCGAAGGTCAACTTAATAATTTGGTAGATTTTATAAAAGGAAGGTAG